A single Cucumis melo cultivar AY chromosome 4, USDA_Cmelo_AY_1.0, whole genome shotgun sequence DNA region contains:
- the LOC103503753 gene encoding KID-containing protein 1-like, giving the protein MEVLLGPPTFSIEVPPPSAFSGVSLPSENPSAAEAQNLARSGFLRSGSGSSIGENSSESSSSIGVPDGDSDDDGGGDEVQSKPKEGGLCGLESLEKALPIKRGLSSHFSGKSKSFANLSEVIQVKDLEKPENPFNKRRRILMASKWSRKKASFYNWPNPKSMPLLALNENDEQKQEEDGKDSGEESDEEDEGKGGRRRNLGQRFHDGKLVNGFKFKSCFDLQECEQQQ; this is encoded by the exons TGCTCGGTCCTCCAACCTTCAGCATCGAGGTTCCGCCGCCCTCGGCCTTCTCCGGCGTATCTCTTCCGTCGGAGAATCCTTCCGCCGCCGAGGCTCAGAACCTAGCCCGGTCGGGTTTTCTCCGCTCTGGATCTGGTAGCTCGATTGGGGAAAATTCGTCGGAGAGTTCGTCGTCGATTGGAGTACCTGACGGCGATTCCGATGACGATGGAGGTGGTGATGAGGTGCAGAGCAAGCCAAAGGAAGGAGGATTGTGCGGATTAGAGTCTCTGGAAAAAGCTCTTCCGATTAA AAGGGGATTATCGAGCCATTTCTCAGGGAAATCGAAGTCGTTTGCGAATCTATCAGAGGTGATTCAAGTGAAAGATTTAGAGAAGCCAGAGAACCCTTTCAACAAGAGAAGACGGATTTTAATGGCGTCGAAATGGTCAAGAAAGAAAGCTTCGTTCTACAACTGGCCAAACCCTAAATCGATGCCTTTGTTAGCTCTGAACGAAAATGATGaacaaaaacaagaagaagatgGTAAAGACTCCGGTGAGGAATccgatgaagaagatgaaggtaAAGGAGGAAGAAGACGAAACCTAGGGCAAAGATTCCATGATGGGAAACTCGTTAATGGCTTCAAATTCAAAAGCTGTTTTGATCTGCAAGAATGTGAACAACAacaatga